The region TCGAAGTTCGGAAATCTCGCTTTCGAGCGAGTTACGGTCCGCGAGCTTCTCCTTTCGGAGGTCGCGGAGTCGTTCGATAGTTCCCTCGATAGTTCGCTCCTCGACCTCCGTGCCGCATGTCCAACAGACGACCGTCTTGGTGTCGTCGACGAGTTGGTCGGTGATGGAATCTCCCGAATGAGCATCGTGTTCGCCGCCCCGTAGCGCCGAAAGTAGTTCCGGACTCGTTCCGTCCAACATCTCCTCGTTGAACTGGATGATCGTCTGCAGTTCGGCCATGGTCGACTCCAGCCGCTGTTTCTCCTCCCGTCGTTGCTGGATTCGCTCCGTCACCGCCGACAGGTCCGCCTCCGAGACTTCAGCACCGTCAGCGGCCTCGTCTTCGAGGTCGTCCACTTCGCTTTCGACCGCTTCGATGCTCTCCTCTTCGGTCGTGATGTCGTATCGAACGTCCTCGAGGCGCGAACGGGTTTGGCTCAGCTCTTCGAGCTTCTCGTCGAGCGCTGCCTTCTCGGATTTCGACTCGCCGATATCCGCGTCGGCGGCCTCCAGTTCGGCTTCCTTCTCCGCGAGCGCGGTCCGTTTCTCGGCAATCTCGTCCTGCAGTTGCGTTCGCTCTTCCTCGAGCTCGGGGAGTTGCTGTTTGAGCGATTCGAGGTCGGAGAGCTCGTCATCGAGTTGCTGTCTCTCGTTCTTTAGCTCCTCGATTTCGGCCTGAATCGCGTCGGTATCGACGGGTCGCATGATGAGGTCGCGCAAGTCGTCTCCGCGTGCGACGGCTCGACGGGCCTCGTTCGATTCGAGCAGGAACGCGAAGAGATCGGCGAGTTCGGGGTCGTCGAGATACGGATCACCGCTCATGGAAACCGTTCCGTTCTGCCTTGTCAGCGTTCTGGTGTACGTCTCGTCGCCGAGTGTGAGTTCGGCTCGACCCTCGTCGGCGTCCCCTTTGAGCGACGATTGGTCGCTTCCGAGCGTCGCCATGATGGCCTGGAGCAGTGACGTTCGGTTGGTCGCGTTGCGACCGGTGAGGGCGGTCACTCCCGGAGAAAAGCTGATCTCCGTTTCGTCGATACCGCCGATGTTACGAGCGTGTAGATGTACCTGACTCAACGTTCGGTCCGATAGTTGCATACGCATTCGTTGTCCGTCCCTCAATATAAATGGTACATTTTCCGTGTCAGAACGTTACAGTACTATATTCGTAACGTTCCGTGAGATATCGAGGACGGGACGGCTCCGATGGGGCGAGCTAATCAGTTGTCCGGCGGACAGTCGCAACCGCCGTCTTGGAGAAGTTCGTCCACAGAATACGAGCGACCGCACGTGTTACAGACGACGCGTAGATCGACGAACAACTCGAAATCGCCGAGTGTGAGTTCGCCGGATTTTGCGAGATTTTCGAGCGTGGTTTCGCTCACCGCGCTCGTTCGACTGCGCAGTCGTTGAATCGTCTCCGTATCCTTTTCGAGTCGCGTCTTCCCACTGTCCTCGGCGGGATAGTCCACGCTTCGGTATTTGGTGAGGTAGGTATGGATGGCCTGATGAGAGACGAAATCCTGCTTCAACTTCGTGACATCGAGTC is a window of Haladaptatus paucihalophilus DX253 DNA encoding:
- a CDS encoding archaea-specific SMC-related protein produces the protein MQLSDRTLSQVHLHARNIGGIDETEISFSPGVTALTGRNATNRTSLLQAIMATLGSDQSSLKGDADEGRAELTLGDETYTRTLTRQNGTVSMSGDPYLDDPELADLFAFLLESNEARRAVARGDDLRDLIMRPVDTDAIQAEIEELKNERQQLDDELSDLESLKQQLPELEEERTQLQDEIAEKRTALAEKEAELEAADADIGESKSEKAALDEKLEELSQTRSRLEDVRYDITTEEESIEAVESEVDDLEDEAADGAEVSEADLSAVTERIQQRREEKQRLESTMAELQTIIQFNEEMLDGTSPELLSALRGGEHDAHSGDSITDQLVDDTKTVVCWTCGTEVEERTIEGTIERLRDLRKEKLADRNSLESEISELRDEKQEIEETRRRRERTEQRRRQLESEIEDRKARLDDLRETRANLMEEVETLEEAVEELEQEEYSDVLNLHKEANQIEFELDRLESDLEDVEDEIAAIESQVEKQEQLEDRREAISDELANLRTRIEQIETRAVEQFNGHMETVLDLLDYDNLERIWIDRTKREVREGRRKSTKSVFDLHVIRSTESGTTYEDTIDHLSESEREVTGLVFALAGYLVHEVYDIVPFILLDSLEAIDSDRIAVLIDYFSESAGYLVAALLPEDAAAVDEKHERVTEI
- the rdfA gene encoding rod-determining factor RdfA; the protein is MSENQTTRRTSKVQRVIDEYGLDTMGDRLEAYWIGDGNDQYSLRELADLFNREVLRAALTDAGISTLDGEVKNTYRLLTSDEISSGVRTETENSLERDGLDVTKLKQDFVSHQAIHTYLTKYRSVDYPAEDSGKTRLEKDTETIQRLRSRTSAVSETTLENLAKSGELTLGDFELFVDLRVVCNTCGRSYSVDELLQDGGCDCPPDN